The Saccopteryx leptura isolate mSacLep1 chromosome 5, mSacLep1_pri_phased_curated, whole genome shotgun sequence nucleotide sequence TCATGAAAACCACGTGAAGTCTTGAGTAACATCCCTGTCTCAGGTTTTCCTCTGTTTAATTTGTCGATCAAATGGCTTAACTGTTCCACCTACTAATATGATTGGCAATTATTTACTTTGGAGATCCCTGAAAGGCATCACTAGATTGCGGAATTCTCAATTCTCCCAAATCCCACCACCCAGCTGCGTGTTTCCTTATCCCCACGCTATAAAAGAGGCCGCCTCCCTCGGCAGAAGCGAgctggagaggggagaggtgacCAGGACAGCCGCCGGGACCTCTGCGAAGCCCAGGTGAGGCCAGCGAGTTCTGCTCCCGCTCTGCGGCCCTGGCAGGGGCGGCAGGGGTGCCAGGCTCCTTGCTGGCTGACTAGGCTTTAGGATCACTCATGGAGGGGGGGGGCGCTTCTAAAAGAAACAGCGCTGGCCATTTTCAGGGGCATGGGGCGGCCATTCACTCTGCTTCCCTAAGAGAGCGGTAATGTCCGTATAGAAGCGCTGGACTGTAGAAATGGAGAAGGGGGAGTGTGATGGCGATGGGCGGCACGTGGCTACAGGTGCGCCTGTCCCTGGAATTCTCCCGTGGGCACGCGCTTTGTGCCCTGCGTCAACATCTCCATGGCGTGACTTTCAGCTTGAGGCTGCCATGGTGGATTCAGGCCATCGTCCACAAACCCCCTAAGAGCCACCCGATTTTATGCATTTTGATGCATGTTTCTGGAACTAGGGTCCTTAGCTTCCAGTGGATTCATACAAGGTCTGTTTCCCAGAAGAGATTCAGAGGACCCGATCCCCAGAGAGGCCACCACTGGCTCTTTGGATCAAAAAGCCCTTTCAGTTTCAATCGGCTACACCACAGATGATCCCTTGATGAAATTCTGACCCAGATTGCCAGGTGCCTCCAAAGTGTAGGGACCAGCTCCAGCTCCGGACACCTTTCCTGGTTGCCAAGTAAGcctggggggagggtggggacagcTGGGAGGAGACAGATTCAAAAGGCAGCCAAGTTCAGAGACCTACTTCCGACCACAGCTCTGCCATCGatttgctgtgtgatcttgagaaGTTTACTACCCTTCTCTGGTCCCCTGATTCTCCTTGTGTGATGAAGATTTTGAATGGCCTAGGATTTCCCCAGCACTGATCTGGATAAGACTGTGTCTATGACCACGTGGCCTCTGGATAGTCTGACTTGCACAGGCTGGACCAGGACCAAAAAACTGTTCAGTTTCTCAGCCACTGGGCATGTTTAGGTCTTTATTTGCTCTGTCTCAAGAGCAGGGACTAGGGGCACTGAGGTAAGCCATCGCAAGCAAGTCCCATTAGAGAGTGAGTCTGACGGTCACTTAATTTTAACAGAAACCTCTATGTCAGACTGGCTTCAAATCTTATCCCCATGTGTACTTGTGACCTTGGGGGAAGTTACCTACACTCATGAGACCCGATTTCCTCGCCTGGGCAATGCAGAGGATTAGCGCCCAACCTTAGAGCGTGGTGAAGACGAAACCACTCCGCGCATGCGCCTAGCGCAGCTGAGGCCAGGCACAGACGCGATGCTGAGCAGTGTCAGCTACGGCTCTTCTCTCCCCGGCGCTCCCGGGGCCGGGGCAGGCGGTGGGTGCATTTCTCTCTGGTATACGTGCTGCTTTGTTCCTTGTCATTCTGTCCACAGACACCAAGAGAGAAGATGTTTCAAATCAGGGGCCTCGTTGTCTTCTGTGGGCTGCTGGCCACCGCCCAGCAGCAAGGGCTGCCCTTGGGTCTGGATCCAGTCCTACCTTTAGTTTCAAAGCCCACAGATCTTGCTGGAAGCTTGACAGGTGGTAAGTGAGCATCTGTGACGAGCCTCtccagggctgtgtgtgtgtctgacccTCTGGTGGGGGGAGAAGCCAAGGTGATCGGGGAGAGGGGCTGAGGGGCCGACATGGTCACACCTGACCCCTGAGAActcctctccccgtttccagccctCAGCAATGGCCTGCTCTCCGGAGGTCTGCTGGATAATCTCAGAAATCTCCCACTCTTGAACATCCTAAACTTGGGAAGGGACAATTCAGGTGGCCTGGTTGGAGGCCTGCTTGGGAGACTGACATCCCAGCTCTCTTTCCTGAAAAACATCGTCGAGTGAGTAGCCCTAACGTGGGGCCTTGGTGTCCCCCGGAAGACTCCCGCTGGAGATCCGGTCACCCCAGGCAGCGGCCGGAAGGAGGGAGAGATCTGGTCTCCGCAGGAGACTGGAACTCAGTCTGAGCCCCTCCTTACGGATGGTCCGTCAGGGAACACCCACCCTCCTCCTCATGAACCAGCCACTCTCATTTACTTCATTCTCCTTTACTTCATTCCCCAGTCAAGGTTTTTCTCACTAAACGTGGTAATTTGGACGCGTCTGTGGAGTCCCCTTAGCACACAAGTGGCCTTTGATGTCAGCAGGAGAGTGTAAACTGCTGTTCTCAATCACACCGTCAATGCGGTGCCCACGGAGTGATCTAATAGGGTGTTTCCCAAGAGACACATGAGAGCCCTTAAGCGAGACGGAATAATGGGAAGCTTGATTCAGTGGGCTGgccaacctgggtcctcgacaaGGCCGGGTCACAGCCGTTTCCAAGACTCCTGCCCACCCAGCTGCTTGCCCCTGACTTAAAGACAGATAGATAGCCTTCCGTTTGACTTCCAAACGTCCCCCTGGCTTTCTCAGCCCCATCGGTTTCTCTGTTTATGAAGTAAAGCCCTGGTACCCACAGGGAAGACTGGCTGGGAGGACAGGCCAGGATGTGACAACCTGGCACAACGGCTGGTCCAGAAGGGTGTCCTTCCGCCCCCCTTCCAcgctctctgactccctgcttcttgGTCTCCTGGGTAAACATTGTTGATTAACCCTGCCATTGAAAGTCACAGCAGGATGAGTGATTCCTACCCATGAACGTTTGTTAAGAACTTACTCCACTTGCCTCATAcatcatccactcatctacttacccatccatccatccatccatcagtcCATCTTTCCTTCCATCTAACCTCTTACTCTTCCCACATCTGCTCACCTAATCACCTACTCACCTGCTCATCAGCCCAGAAAGTCAACCAATATGGAGTagcccttttctttttaaggctttGGGCTGGCACAGAGAATGCAAATGCAATCCAGACAGAATGCAAATCTAATTCAGTCTGTATCCCAGAATGCCTCAGAAACTGGAGTGGAGGAGAAGGCCACAGGTGTGTCAGGCTCTGGCCGAGTGCGGAGGTTGAGGAAGACTGATTCCACTCAGAACCCGTGTGGTTTTTGCTGCAAGACTGCCCTCCCatctcccccaaccccacctcaTGGGGAGTTCCACCTCTGAGAATGGGTACCATTGGGCTAAAAGTGGTTTCTAGGTTTGGGCTTGAGGAATTATCGTTTCTGTCTTCACCTCCCGGGCAGTGTGCAGATCCAGAGTCCCCAGCTGCTGGAACTCGGCCTCGTGCAGAGTCCTGATGGCCATCGTCTGTATGTCAACATCCCTCTGGACTTGGGCCTCGATGTAAAAACGTGAGTGGGCCCCAGGGCGCGGTGGGAAGGGAGGCAACCAAAGGAGACCCTCACGGCCATGGGTAGTCAAAAGGGGGCATTGGAGTCTAACAGACATGAGCTTCCAAGTTCAGTGTGTTCGCTGCTATGCCCAGCGACCTGGAGTCACTCGGGAAACTCACCTGACCTCTTTGAGCCCTGGCTTCTCCTACTAGGAAATGACATGAGTAGAGCTATGGGCAAGAATGGTTGAGGCAATGCTAGCATTCCTGGCAAGGAGAAAAGCCTCCTCTTCCTGGCACGTGTGGGGGCACTATCTCCTCTGCAGGTCCTTAGTCACCAGTCTGTTAAAGTTGGATGTGAAGTTAAACATCACTGCAGAAATTGTAGCTGTCAGAAATGAAAACGGGAGAATCCACTTGGTCCTTGGCGACTGCACTCACCCCCCTGGCAACATAAAAATCATCGTGCTTGACGGGTAAGGCCAGAGGGGTGGCTTCACCAGTCCAGAGGAAATGAAATGGAATGATGGTTGGAAAGATAGAACAATGGGAGAATGGATGAGTGGGAGGATGGAAGGGTGGAAAGATGAAAGGATGAGAAGATTGATAGGAGGGAGggaaatggatgaatggatggatggatggatgagtaaaTGGATGGGTAAATACTGACTTATCCCTTCTTAAACTGGGCTGACCAATTTTGCACTGGATCAGGCAACAAGAGATCTGAGTTCAAGCTCCATCTACCAGAGGGCGTGGGGAGTGGTGGAAGGCCtcctatgtgaccttggacagtaCTTCCCCAAGCTGTAATATGGACCTGTGTTGAGGTTGTTGATTGATAACCCCAGTAAGACAGTAGGTGTGAATGTGTTTTGTCCTAGTCAGGGGTAAAATAGTGACAGAGCCTAGCTGGGTTCCTTATTTTAGTTACCTGTCCCCAGACTGGTCACGCACGATGGACAGGAGTCGTCCCCACCCTAGCTAACCTTTACTGAACATGCTCACTATGCTTCACGTGTCCCCTCTCCTGGAATCCTCATGACCCCTACACACTCAGCACCGCTCATCCAGCTGTGGGGTCTGCAAAGTCTCAGGGGACGCCTACTGTGTGCTGGAACTCTGCGCTTGTCCTGCGTGTCCCACGGTGTGCGTGGCTGTGTAGGGTGTCACTCCCTTGGACTCGGCCCCTTGGCGCTCAGCTGCCTGTGGGTGTGGACGGGCAGGGCTCTGCTTCAGCCACTAGTGCTGAGCCCGTGAGGCCCCAAGGGCCCCTGCAGGCTGCTCCACAGGCCCGAGCCCCTGCACCACCCCGTGGCTTTTCTCTTTCAGGGTTGGCCTCCTCCCCGTTCAACTCCTTCTGGATAACCTCACCCCGTTCTTGCATATCACCCTTCCTGGCCTGGTACAGAGCACCGTAAGTGGGTGAAATTGGGGGCGGTCTTAGAGCTCGTTGGGCTGAAAGAGGCCCCTGGAATGAGCTTTTCTGAGCCTCCCAGTTTGATGAGTAAATTCTGTCCAAATCTATTTGTCCATTGATCCGTCTTTCCATGgtccttctttccatccttcaATTGCATTGACTAGGTCTTGCTCTGGGCCAGGCCCTGAGCATGTCCGCACTACAGCTGAACTGCCCCGGTCCTGCCCAGAGGAGCTAGCTCCCAGTCCACCCCTCCGAGGGCTGCAGACCGTACTCTCCCTGCCTGTGATCGGTGCCTCTTCTCACCAGAAGGTCACCCCTCCCAGGCAGCCCACCTCATTAGAAACAGACGCCACGTCCCAGAGGGAACGCTGGCTCGCTGTGTGACTGGGCACATCGCACACGTGCCCTCGGGGCCTCTTCTGCCCAGTGGCAGTGTGAGCTCTTCCCGGGAAGAATGCTTAGAAACAAGCGCTCTCAGGCACAGAGAAACGACAGAAAATCTCCCCCAGAGACTTCATCCGACAACGACGCTGCCCCCCCAAGGTCTCCCCTCAGGTACCACTTCGTCTAAcgcccctctctgcctctgcacCAGGTGTGCCCTCTGCTCAACAGCGTTCTTGGAAATTTGGACATGACCCTGGTGCATGACACCGCCGGTCAGTATCTGCTTCCAAGCCCTCTCTCCCCTCCGCAGGGCGGGCCTGCCCCGAGGAGCTCTGTCTCTGCGCCCCGCGGGACAGATCGGTCCTCCAGCTGCAGCACTCTCCATTTCGGATTTCTTTTTGCCTTGAATTATCCAGATAATGTGGAGGGAGATAGAGAGCCTGTCTCTCCCTCACCAGCCCCGACACCGAGAACAGCTGGGCTGGTGGGTGGAAGAAGGCATCGGCCCCACCGAGCCCCGCCTGAGGGGGGGGCCGGACCCCCAGAGTTCACACTCCCCTAatcaggcctggggggggggtgtgcaaTAGCCCAGACTCCTTCTCTGAGACCATCACTCAGATCAGCCGTGGTGGCTTTTACATTTTCCAGACCAACTGATCCATGGGCTGAAATTCGTCATCAAGGTCTAAGCCTTCCTGAAGGGACCCAGCCTCTGCTGAGCTAGTGAGTGCTGTTCCCAGATCCCCCGGATCAATCGGGAAGCTACTGCTCTTCCCCTGGTAGGGGTGGCAGGGGGCTATGACAGTCACATCTGAAGAGAAAGCAAAACAGCCACATTGACAAGCCCAGTTGTGCACAGGGAAGTCCACAGAAACGCTGACAGAGGTGGAGAGACACAGGCAACAATACAACATGGTcacaaacagaaacacacatgGTCATGGGTGCACGCACACAGGCATGTGCATACAagcacatgtgcatgcacacccAAACACATGGTCATTCGGACACACATACAAAGACACTCACTTTCCCAACAGCACGctcacacatgcgcacacacatgcCAACTCGCCAGACACAAGTGCCTgtgaaaacacagacacacactcacttGAACACATGCACAAGGGGCCCCCGGATCCCACGCCTGGGTTCCCATTATGGCTGAGACAAAACCCCTAACCCCAGCGTCtcagcctcctcccctctctctagagcagcggttctcaacctgtgggttgcaaccccggcagggtcgcctaaagccatcagaaaatacctAATGCATattaggtatttacattccgaatcataactgtagcaaaattacagttatgaagtagccaccaaaattatggtttggggtcactgcaacatgaggaactgtattgcagggtcacggcattagaaaggttgagaaccactgctctagagggttTGACGATGAGCCAACAGCAACAAGAGTCAGGGACCTCCCGTCCCCATTCTGATCGGAGTTGTCTCCCAACAGATTCATTTCCTGCTGCTCAGCCCACTCCTCGCCCAGCACCTGAGAACACACAGAAGGCTGCCCATGCACTGGACAGTGTTTGGGAACCAGAGTAGCCTTCTCTCCAAGGAAACAGCTTCCCCTTTCCCCACCAGGCCGGTGTTGCCTTCCATGTTCCTCAGCAAATAAAACTGCTCTCCGTCTGCACAGGGGgccttgtcattctttttttttttttttttaagattttatttattccttatagagaggagagatagagagagagagaaagagagagaaggggggaggagtaggaagcatcaactcccatatgtgccttgaccaggtaagcccagggttttgaaccggcaacctcagcgtttccaggttgacgctctatccactgcaccatcacaggtcaggctccttgtcATTCTTCACCATCACTTGAGGGCTCATGGGATGGAAAGAGCCCCGGCCTGGGTGGTTGAACCCTGGAGATCAGAGTCGGACCTTACATCAGAGATCTTAACGGGCTTTAGCAGGACTGGGGGGGTGTTCAGATGAATGTGGTTTTCAGACTGGCGGCTCTGTGGTCCTCAGAATGGGTGGACAGGATGCTAGGGGGCAGAGGATGTTAGGGGTCGATGTGACCCTCCAGACAGAAGTGATGATGACACAGAAAGAGACCACATGAGAAGTGAAAAGGAAAGATTCGAGAGATGTTCAGGAGGCGGACCTAGACCGGGGTAGATGAGGGGGCGGGTGGGACTCCCGTCCGCGTCTCAGGTTGGGGAGCCCAAAGATAACTGGACACGTGGGGAGGAGGCGTTGATTCCAGCAGAAAGATGACTCCTTTGGCTGTGGCCACACTGTCCAGAAGTACCAGGGACACCCCAAGGGAAAGCCCAGGTAGCGGACGGACACACGAGTCACTGACCACTCCTCCGCTCTCTTACACTCAGCCATGCTGGCCTCTTTTCTGGTCTCCCAGCAAGGGGATGCTAACGACGACACGAAGGAAGTGTAGGAGGAAGGACAAACTGGTCCAAAGTGTTCCCGGCTGCAAGGCTGGAGAAAAGCAGGGACAGAGACGGCTCGTGGGAGCTGCGTATGAAAAGATTACTGGTGCCTCGCATGAGAGTCAGAGCTTTGAAGGAAGACTGATTCAAAGGAATTGAGGAGAGGAAGGAACTAAGGATGTTGAGACTGTTCATGCCGATACAATTTATGAAAAAATTGAATGCGAGAAGGAAGAAGAACACAGATGCCCAGGGTGGGGAAGGTTATCCCTTCCAATAAAACATAGATATGCTCTCACTGTTTGAGACCTTTCGAAGGCTAGCCCAGCCCCTGCACTCCTCACGTGAGGGTACTGAGCCTCGGGGTATAGGTGAATGACTCGCACAAGGTCACAGAGTGACAAAAGGGCAAATAAGGACTGAGACATCCCAGGCTTCACAAAAAACCTTGCCCCTTGCTCTTTGGGAGACGCCATTGACCTTGTGAAAATGAGCAGAttcagattgtcctttgccaaATATGTGACATTGTATCCAGACCTACCACTGTCTGTCTGCACCTACTATTGCCACCAACCAACATGGCATTGTGCAAGGACAGTCCCAGAGTTCAGGACGGCAAGAATGTTAATTGTAGGGAACCAGCATGTGTCTTCTGGTGAGGACTCACGGGAGGAAGCATCTTCCACACACACAGAAGTAGGATACCTCTAAGCTCAGGATGAGGAGTTAGATTCCATAAAGAGCTGCATGAGCATTGTGAATGTCTATCTAGTTCGTGACCTGAAGTACAAAGAACCTTTCTGAATGGGAACCAGCCATCAGGACCTGACTGGGCTCGGGGAAGATCCAGCCATTAGCTACCTTCATGTTCTTTGGGGGCAGGTATTAGGTCAAGAATGACAGTCCTCCTTGGTTAAGGCTCCAAGAATCCAGGTGAATAAGTTCAGGCTCACACACCTGGGACCATCAGAATCGGTCCTGCTGCCCCCATATCATGGCACCACACCACATTCctgcctggacacacacacacctgctgcccATCTCAGGCACCACACCACATTCCTGCCcagacacacacacctgctgcccatctcaggcgccacaccacattcctgcctggacacacacacacccgctgcCCATCTCAGGTGCCACACCACATTCctgcctggacacacacacacctgctgcccatctcaggcaccacaccacattcctgcctggacacacacacacccgctgcCCATCTCAGGCGCCACACCACATTCCTGcccggacacacacacacctgctgcccatctcaggcgccacaccacattcctgcctggacacacacacacctgctgcccatctcaggcgccacaccacattcctgcctggacacacacacacctgctgtcCCTCTCAGGTGCCACACCGCATTCCTGCCTGGACACACACATACCCGCTGCCCATCTCAGGTGCCACACCACATTCCTGCCTGGACACATACACCTGCTGCCCATCTCAGGCGCCACACCACATTCctgcctggacacacacacacctgctgcccATCTCAGGTGCCACACCACATTCctgcctggacacacacacacctgctgcccATCTCAGGCGCCACACCACATTCCTGCCTGGACACACGCACACCTGCTGCCCATCTCAGGACCGACCGTTTCCCCACTGCTCCCTTGGACTCCCTGTAGCTCACAGATGGGTATTTCCTCTCCCCAGACAACTTCAATTCCAAGACTCCCCTGGATACAGAACAGTCTGAGAGGTGGCAGGTTAATCAGAGCACATTGATGACTTTTAAATAGTGATGATATTTTTAACACTTTGAAAAACACCTAAAAGGA carries:
- the LOC136405094 gene encoding BPI fold-containing family A member 1-like, which gives rise to MFQIRGLVVFCGLLATAQQQGLPLGLDPVLPLVSKPTDLAGSLTGALSNGLLSGGLLDNLRNLPLLNILNLGRDNSGGLVGGLLGRLTSQLSFLKNIVDVQIQSPQLLELGLVQSPDGHRLYVNIPLDLGLDVKTSLVTSLLKLDVKLNITAEIVAVRNENGRIHLVLGDCTHPPGNIKIIVLDGVGLLPVQLLLDNLTPFLHITLPGLVQSTVCPLLNSVLGNLDMTLVHDTADQLIHGLKFVIKV